From Toxorhynchites rutilus septentrionalis strain SRP chromosome 2, ASM2978413v1, whole genome shotgun sequence, a single genomic window includes:
- the LOC129767458 gene encoding uncharacterized protein LOC129767458 yields MGQERILPVTVLLLLVVCICGSVRADRFEDNIFFNYYNSTRDVVHVYNLAANESYPYDETCNPTGKFAIVVFGWKIGCDKYFVQDLIGNLTEYRGGCVICMNYDKFAQVQTYMRLRRNFKDIQRVLKRKLDFLEQQGFDPDNGYLFGFSFGANMVLGAAKDFGAKKIKEIDVCEIIGMAFDTSYRVSPNHRLAAKNVQCIHTSKQYGTKFSSSCHQDWLLGDCGETQEAAPLSSFGSHGVCPLFYNSAFEHDFLAVQRASNCTAEQEAEDWPEGFKMGYMETRKKEVRGQLFAPTYASFPFNTNVETSSDSQMSDFSEYDDFDDDTANV; encoded by the exons ATGGGGCAGGAAAGGATTTTGCCCGTAacggtgctgctgctgctggttgtATGTATTTGTGGCAGTGTGCGCGCAGACAGGTTCGAAGACAACATTTTCTTCAACTATTACAACTCCACGCGCGATGTGGTGCATGTTTATAACTTGGCTGCAAACGAGTCGTACCCTTATGACGAAACATGTAACCCAACGGGGAAGTTCGCCATCGTAGTCTTCGGTTGGAAGATCGGTTGCGATAAGTACTTTGTGCAAGATTTGATAGGAA ATCTCACAGAGTACAGGGGAGGATGTGTGATATGTATGAACTACGACAAGTTCGCCCAAGTGCAAACCTACATGCGCTTGAGGCGGAACTTTAAGGACATACAACGTGTCCTGAAGCGGAAGCTTGATTTTCTCGAGCAGCAGGGTTTCGATCCGGACAATGGCTATCTGTTCGGATTCAGCTTCGGGGCCAATATGGTGCTAGGGGCTGCCAAAGACTTTGGTGCTAAGAAAATCAAAGAAATCGACG TATGTGAGATTATCGGAATGGCCTTCGACACGTCCTACAGAGTTTCGCCGAATCATAGACTGGCGGCTAAGAATGTACAGTGTATCCATACCAGCAAACAGTATGGCACGAAATTCTCGAGCAGCTGTCACCAGGACTGGCTTCTAGGAGATTGTGGCGAAACTCAGGAGGCTGCACCTCTGTCCTCTTTCGGCTCGCATGGTGTTTGTCCACTGTTTTACAATAGCGCCTTTGAGCATGACTTCCTTGCAGTGCAGAGGGCAAGCAACTGTACCGCGGAACAGGAAGCGGAGGATTGGCCGGAGGGATTCAAGATGGGTTACATGGAAACACGAAAGAAAGAAGTCAGAGGCCAACTGTTTGCTCCCACATACGCGTCGTTCCCATTCAACACCAACGTGGAAACATCTTCCGATAGCCAGATGTCCGATTTCTCCGAATACGATGATTTTGATGATGACACTGCTAACGTATAA